In the genome of Anthonomus grandis grandis chromosome 15, icAntGran1.3, whole genome shotgun sequence, the window TCCTGAAGAAGCCAATGAATAGAAACACATGCTGCGGCGTTTTTCTTTTGATGCCTAGCCACGTAAGCAACCGTAGCATATACAGCACTGTTATTAAGACTTTTCCttaattaatactttaatatttccttactcttaataaagaatttatatacaaatatgcACTTACTTTTGCCGCACCTCACGGCACAATTAAGCCTCGATATGTTCGAATAAGTGACGTTATTGTCGCCGCAAACCGGATTGTATTGGGAGGTAGTCGGACATCTGGATTCGCATATTGAGGCCGGAGTGGTTCCTTCGCCTGGTTCGGCATTACTGTTTAACGGCCTTTGAGTTGAAACTATTGGCTGTCGATTTTGTGGTAAATTTGGATAAAAAAGGTCGTAAATGTCATCTGGAAATAGGGAGAAATTAAACGGTTTCTGAGTCTAGATGAATTATGGATTTAGAAATCCTCtttgtaaactttttttttgagagTGTAAATGAAATTCTAagagttataaataaaattgagcacctccccatcaactaaatgatgtaagaatattacttattagactgtttgacgataaatggattgcgacacgtggcccgattcgttggccacctaggtcaccagacctaacccctctagatttttatttttggggttacataaaaaatgaagtgtataaaaaaaatacagaaccgttgatgaacttcaaacacatattaggcaaataattggatcaataagatagaagatcaatcttaaaagctagaagacgtgtgcttaagtgtgcttagaaatgtattgaacaagatggcgatgtttttgctcatttattgttaattagcagttttacttgatgttatttatttcaaagccaacttgtctaaatttgataaaattattaatatcgccataactttgttatttttaggtttaggctattagtgtaaataaacttttttattaagaaaattattatcttttgatttatgtaaaaatatacaggggatatcatgtttaattttttttctgttttcaccattttaatcaacagaaaaaatcctactagtctgctaatttaaccgaccctgtatatttaacgataataatatatgaagtGATGCTTGGCTTATGCAATCGTACCTAGAGTTACAAACTTAGATAGGAATAGAGTATAGAATAGAACAAATTAAACTAAAAGTCTCTCCATACATATACATGCATTTCCGCACTCTAAATGTTGCTTGGCCGGGCcggtatattatttttcaatttgttccagagttttgcattaattttattgatcttTTAGGActtccaaataattttccatttaaCTCAGAATCAATCCAGAACAATTTTTGTTATGTTCTTGGAACCTGGAAATTTTTTCCATACATTTTATGGTCATTTTTTACAGCTTTCAagcattttaagcaatttttccttttattccagacctttgttttaatttttttattgctcgcACTCAAGAACTGAAATGATCAGACGTGTATATCATATAAGAACAGACGAAAGGGcgtaatacaattaaaaaattaataaaatgcaataatttataCCTTGTAAAGGTTTTCGTGGTCTTTGTGGCGTTGATAGAGGTCGAAAACGTCCCCAATTATTTTCTTGTCGACGTTCTTGGTCTCTCAGATCGATATCAGGATCCTCGAAAAAAATACTGTCGTCATTAtctgtaaattttattattgttattaatgcGATCAAATTATGTATGCACCCTTACTAAATTGCCTTTTTATTCTTGTGTTTTGGGATATATGTGCAGCATCATTATATAGCGTTTTTCCATAAGCTTCTGTTGAGAGCGTCAAGACGACTTGTCcgaaaaatattacaataattaactAGTCATTAGTCAAAAAATGCGATTTACATACCGAATAATAATATGATCCACATTTTGCAAATATTCATCacaataaactaaaaaaggctttaataagttttaaaatttatcaataataaacaCGTACATACATCAAAAGATAATTTGGAAATGGCTTCTTTTACTTGCTAATTATTAAAAGACAATTCGTATGCCACAATAACACTTCTGAATAACAACAACCTGCTGTCGACCAATTAAATAGAGTGTAACTAACTTGGGTTTCCCGACTTGATTTACCAGTCTCTTCAATCTTCTTTGACAAGGTTCTACGCATTAAAATGCCACTGTAGAAGTCACTGCCGTTCAatgataataaagaaataaatttttaggtttaatatGGGGTTTCGTGCAAAACCCAGGAGTTTTTCTCATTATATTAGTCATGGGGAGGATTTTCTTTAATCATTGCAAAAGTATTGTAGCTTTCCTAAGGAAGTATATTATATGGGCCTCTCAATTTACTTATATCACGTACAAGAGAGATATTGTAACGGTGCAACGtactaattaatattaatacttcAATATTTCgtgacttttatttattagtgtGTATGCTCTATTTTCCCcccataaaaaccatttttgcaTTGGAAAAATGTCAGTATTGATAGTACTAAAAGCCTTTTGGAAATATGCAAATATTGTCCTTGATCTATTTGAGACAATAATTCAATTCACTTTTATTGGACCTTTATCTGGATGATGGTTGTGTCTAAATATTATGCTTGGATAACGAATGCCTGaaagattaataaaatgacCATAAGAGCTTGGActaattaaggtaaaataacTTCTGAAATGTATGGAAAAAGTTCGGatttcagaaataaaacaaacaaatttattaccAGTGTCCGGaattgaatggaaaaatattttggagGTCTAGGAGATACTAACAATTAGTCCAAGAGTGTGGAATAAATTGGAAATTTGCTTGACATATGCCGAAAACTATCATAGAAGCATGGACTAACTAACCTAAAAAGAGATGTCAAATGTAAGGAAGGAAAAATCAGATTACAggaataaaacgaaaaattcctcccaatgcctggaattaaatggaaaattatttcGAAGACCTGGAAGACgtaaaaaaatagtacaaaagtCTGGAATAAGCTGCAAAATTGTTTGAAATGCTTGAGATCGTAGAAGCATGGACTTACTAATGTAAAAGAGTTCTGTATGGAAAAAAATCAGATTAcaggaataaaacaaaaaattcctcccaatgcctggaattaaatgaaaaattattttaagttctggaaaataaataaacttattccAAAGGTCTAGAATAAATTGAAAAGCTTCAAATATCCCAAAAATTACCATATAAGCCTGGACTAACctaaaaaaagatgttaaatgtatgaaaggaaaaaatcatattacaggaataaaacaacaaattattctTAATGCCTAgaattaaatggaaaattattttgaaggcctGGAAAATGAATAAACTTCTTCCAAAAGTCTGGAATAAACTGAAAAACTTGAAATATACCAAAATGTACTATAGAAGCCTGGACTAACTAacccaaaaaaatatgttaaatgtaTGGAAGGAAAATACAAATTAcaggaattattttttaatggaaaattactTCGAAGGCCTGGaagttgtaaaaaattattacgaaAGTCTGGAATAAACTGGAAAATTATATTGAAAGtctggaaaatggaaaaaaattagcccaaaaatctggaataaactgaaaaattatttgaaatgctTGAGGTATACAAAACATGACCATAGAAGCATGGACTAACTAgtgtaaaaaagttttaaaatatatggaagTAAAAATGAGATTATCggaataaaacgaaaaattcctcacaatgcctggaattaaatggaaaattatttgaaatgatTGAGGTATACAAAACATGACCATAGAAGCTTGGACTAAGTaatgtaaaaaagttttaaaatttatagaagGAAAAATCAGATTACTGGAATGAAACGAAAAATTCCTtccaatgcctggaattaaatagaaaattatttcaaggtgtggaaaattaataaacttattacaaaattcttgaataaattaaaaagcttgatatatatcaaaaaCTATCATAAAAGCCTGGactaattaacctaaaaaaatatatcaaatgtATGGAAGGAAAAATCAGATTACAGGAATAGGACAACAAATATTCctaatgcctggaattaaatggaaaattatttcaaggtctggaaaataaataaacttattccaaaagtctggaataaattgaaaagcTTGAAATATACCAAAAATGACCATAAAAGCATGGactaattaacctaaaaaaagatGTCAAATGTATGGAAAGAAAAATCATATTACAGGAATAAAACAAAGAATTCCTCCGAATACctggaattaaatgaaaaattattttaaggcctggaaaataaaaaacttattccaaaggcctggaataaattgaaaagcTTGAAATATACCAAAAATGACCATAAAAGCCTGGactaactaaactaaaaaagatGTGATATGCATGAAAGAAAAAATCAGATTACGagaataaaaccaaaaattccttccattaaatggaaaattatttcGAAGGCTTAGAAAATGTAAACAATTAGTACAAAAGTCTGGAATAAactggaaaaatatttgaaatgcctgaaagaaataaaaaaatgacccTGAAAGTCtgaaataagataaaaaattaattaaaatatctggaaagaaaaatattgaattcctggaataaaagaaaaacttttggacatttttttgaggaacattaaaaaaaacaatttccatGCCAATGAcgtcaaatgtctggaataaaatggaaCATTATTCCAAATAAGAAAAGATAAGAAgcaaaatattccaaaacttaGCATTAAAAACtaggaaaattcaaataaattaaaaacttattttaaatgactgatgagtttttttcacttttcatttaagaaagaaaaaagactttttttcaataaacattgCAGTGCTGAATTTATCACTTGCATAAAATGTTTACTAATACATCATTATGATGTAAAATTCAAGCAAAGAGGAGACCTAACAGAAACTTCACAATCATCAAAGCAAAATCATCCGTGGCAACTATGATGAAGCATGAACTAGAATGCACTCAAAATAGAAGAATTTGCAACCTTGCAAAGAAAACACTA includes:
- the LOC126745129 gene encoding uncharacterized protein LOC126745129, whose protein sequence is MNICKMWIILLFVVLTLSTEAYGKTLYNDAAHISQNTRIKRQFNNDDSIFFEDPDIDLRDQERRQENNWGRFRPLSTPQRPRKPLQDDIYDLFYPNLPQNRQPIVSTQRPLNSNAEPGEGTTPASICESRCPTTSQYNPVCGDNNVTYSNISRLNCAVRCGKKVRIAAYRACSRFTSVTV